The genomic interval GAAGTGCTGCGCTAGCAGGTAGGCCCATGCTGTCCATCCACTACGGCTTTCACCTCTCGATCGCGGGCAAGCAGGGCGTGGCCGGAGCCGTGAGCGAGGCTCGGCGGCTGGGGCTATCCGGCTTTCAAATCTTCGCCAAGAGCCCCCGCAGCTGGAAAACCCGCCACCTGAGCCCCGGCGAGATCGAGCGTTTCCGCGCCGAGCGGGAGAACCTGGGACACCTCCCGGCGGCCATCCACGCTTCATACCTGGTCAACCTGGGGGCCGTGGGCGAGCTGGGGGAGAAAAGCGTCTTCAGCCTGGCCGACGACCTCAGCAAAGCGCAAATTCTGGGGATCGAGTGGGTGGTGGTACATCCGGGCTCGGGCCAGATCGAGCGCATCCGGGAAGGAGCGCTGCGGGCTTTGGAGCTGGCCCAAGTCGGCAAGCGCGGACCTGGGCTGCTGTTGGAAAACACCGCCGGGGGCGGGGAAAGGGTCGGCTCGAGGTTCGAGGATCTGGCCCGGCTCATCGAGGGGACCCCCTTGGGCGTCTGCTTCGATACCTGCCACGCCTTCACCGCGGGTTACCCCCTCCACCTCGAGCCCGAGCGGGTGATTGAGGGGCTTGACCAGGAAATCGGGCTTGAACGGGTCCCGCTCATCCACCTCAATGACTCGGTGGGGGCTTGGGGCAGCCATATCGACCAGCACGCCAATCTGCGCCAGGGCCGGATCGGAGAAGCGCTGCGGGAGGTGGTGCGCCACCCCCGG from Meiothermus sp. Pnk-1 carries:
- a CDS encoding deoxyribonuclease IV; this translates as MLSIHYGFHLSIAGKQGVAGAVSEARRLGLSGFQIFAKSPRSWKTRHLSPGEIERFRAERENLGHLPAAIHASYLVNLGAVGELGEKSVFSLADDLSKAQILGIEWVVVHPGSGQIERIREGALRALELAQVGKRGPGLLLENTAGGGERVGSRFEDLARLIEGTPLGVCFDTCHAFTAGYPLHLEPERVIEGLDQEIGLERVPLIHLNDSVGAWGSHIDQHANLRQGRIGEALREVVRHPRLRGKLFVMETERGETHDAHNLATLRGWLEE